Proteins encoded within one genomic window of Elephas maximus indicus isolate mEleMax1 chromosome 21, mEleMax1 primary haplotype, whole genome shotgun sequence:
- the HAS3 gene encoding hyaluronan synthase 3 isoform X1 — protein sequence MPVQLTTALRVVGTSLFALAVLGGILAAYVTGYQFIHTEKHYLSFGLYGAILGLHLLIQSLFAFLEHRRMRQAGRLLKLPSLPRASVALCIAAYQEDPDYLRKCLRSAQRIAFPNLKVVMVVDGNRQEDAYMLDIFHEVLGGTEQAGFFVWRSNFHEVGEGETETSLQEGMHRVQDVVRASTFSCIMQKWGGKREVMYTAFKALGDSVDYIQVCDSDTVLDPACTIEMLRVLEEDPQVGGVGGDVQILNKYDSWISFLSSVRYWMAFNVERACQSYFGCVQCISGPLGMYRNSLLQQFLEDWYHQKFLGSKCSFGDDRHLTNRVLSLGYRTKYTARSKCLTETPTKYLRWLNQQTRWSKSYFREWLYNSMWFHKHHLWMTYESVVTGFFPFFLIATVIQLFYRGRIWNILLFLLTVQLVGIIKATYACFLRGNAEMIFMSLYSLLYMSSLLPAKIFAIATINKSGWGTSGRKTIVVNFIGLIPVSIWVAVLLGGLAYTAYCQDLFSETELAFLVSGAILYGCYWVALLMLYLAIIARRCGKKPEQYSLAFAEV from the exons ATGCCGGTGCAGCTAACGACAGCCCTGCGTGTGGTGGGCACCAGCCTGTTTGCCCTAGCAGTGCTGGGTGGCATCCTGGCAGCCTATGTGACAGGCTACCAGTTTATCCACACAGAAAAGCACTACCTATCCTTTGGCCTGTATGGTGCAATCCTGGGCCTGCACCTGCTCATCCAGAGCCTGTTTGCCTTCTTGGAGCACCGACGCATGCGGCAGGCTGGCCGGCTGCTGAAGCTGCCCTCTCTGCCACGGGCCTCAGTGGCACTCTGCATCGCCGCCTACCAGGAGGACCCTGACTACTTGCGCAAGTGCCTGCGCTCGGCTCAGCGCATCGCTTTCCCTAACCTCAAGGTGGTCATGGTGGTGGATGGCAATCGCCAGGAGGACGCCTACATGCTGGACATCTTCCATGAGGTGTTGGGTGGCACCGAGCAAGCTGGCTTCTTTGTGTGGCGCAGCAACTTCCACGAGGTGGGTGAGGGTGAGACTGAGACCAGCCTGCAGGAGGGCATGCACCGTGTGCAGGATGTGGTGCGGGCCAGCACCTTCTCATGCATCATGCAGAAGTGGGGAGGCAAGCGTGAGGTCATGTACACAGCCTTCAAGGCCCTTGGAGATTCGGTGGACTACATCCAG GTGTGTGACTCTGACACTGTGCTCGATCCAGCGTGTACCATCGAGATGCTTCGTGTCCTGGAGGAGGATCCCCAAGTAGGGGGAGTCGGGGGAGATGTCCAA ATCCTCAACAAGTATGATTCATGGATCTCCTTCCTGAGCAGTGTGCGATACTGGATGGCCTTCAACGTGGAGCGGGCCTGCCAGTCCTACTTTGGCTGCGTGCAGTGTATCAGCGGGCCCTTGGGCATGTACCGCAACAGTCTCCTACAGCAATTCCTGGAGGATTGGTACCATCAGAAGTTCCTAGGCAGCAAGTGCAGCTTTGGGGATGATCGTCACCTCACCAACCGAGTCCTGAGCCTTGGCTACCGGACTAAGTACACAGCACGCTCCAAGTGCCTCACAGAGACCCCCACTAAGTACCTCCGGTGGCTTAACCAGCAGACCCGCTGGAGCAAGTCTTACTTCCGGGAGTGGCTCTACAACTCTATGTGGTTCCATAAGCACCACCTCTGGATGACCTATGAATCAGTGGTtactggcttctttcccttcttcctcatTGCCACGGTCATACAGCTTTTCTACCGTGGTCGGATCTGGAACATTCTCCTCTTCCTGTTGACGGTACAGCTGGTGGGCATTATCAAGGCCACCTATGCCTGCTTCCTTCGGGGCAATGCAGAGATGATATTCATGTCTCTCTATTCCCTTCTTTATATGTCCAGTCTCCTGCCGGCCAAGATCTTTGCCATTGCTACGATCAACAAGTCTGGTTGGGGCACTTCTGGCCGAAAAACCATTGTGGTAAACTTCATTGGCCtcatccctgtgtccatttgggtGGCAGTCCTTCTGGGGGGGCTGGCCTACACAGCTTATTGTCAAGACCTGTTCAGTGAGACAGAGTTAGCCTTTCTTGTCTCTGGGGCTATCCTATATGGCTGCTACTGGGTGGCTCTCCTCATGCTTTATCTGGCCATCATCGCTCGGCGATGTGGGAAGAAGCCAGAGCAGTATAGCTTGGCTTTTGCTGAGGTGTGA